The genome window TGACTTAGTCGAAACTCTGAAGGTGTATCATTCTCTATATTTGCTTTATCAAGGGCAAGATTTTGACACTCTTCAATATCCTTCTTCAGATTTTCTGGTCCTAGCTGAGCATAAACAGAAAGACCGGGTTGGTTCTTATGATCTTCATGTTTTCCATCTCTACTGGGAGACTGGCTTTGGAGTAGATCGTCACACAGTGATAGTGCCTCGACCAGTTGTTGTGAATCCAACAGATTCTGTGACTCACTGTCCCACCATTTTTGGCCTTCCTcggtatttttttctttatcatccATCCCTTCATTGTGTTGAGTTTCTACCATAGATGATTCATTTGCAAGGTCTTGGTAATCAGCTTGAATCTCATCTAAACAATCCATCTGAGGAAGCTTTGGTATAGTACAAAGCAGAACACAAACAGAACAGGAATAATCAACTTTAGTAAGTGGTGTTTTGAAATTTCAGTAAACTATATCATCACATGTAGCACCTAGCAGAAGTAATATAATAACTGCATCACACATCAAGTATTAGAAGTTTAGCTAAATGGCTAAGTTACATTCTGGGATTAATAAAGGAAAATgtgaaaaattgtaaaattatttcagCAGTGGAACCACCCAGCATGTACTTGCTGAGAGAGAATCCACTAATATACATATACTCCCAAAATATCAGAACATATGGCATCTTTTAGTCGCATTAGCCTACATAAAAGTGATATGTATTTCACAGATATAATACTACAGAAAACTGTATCTATTCAATACAGCTTCGATCTCCCAGTCATTGTATGTTTATATCCAATTCGTtaattgacatttcaaattcagatTAAATGCTTAAAATGTTTGAGTGAAGAAACCAAATAAGTGAATATTTAGTTACAAAACCACTGTTCaatgttcaaacttcaaagctTCCTACGTGAAACTTCAATTGAATGAGATGTAAAACAACATATTAGTCATTACAATGCAGAACAAGTGGTGCTTCCTTTTACACTATGTAGAATCAACAATACTTTCATGTGGAAAAAAGAATTCAGATTTCATggatgaaaatgagaatttcTACCAAGTACAAATATGCCAcctacattttaaaacattatctTTATTATCTTATACTTGTCCCCTTCCAATAACTAGCAAAACAGAAAATAGCATTCATGGCAGAGTATTAACAGGTAATGGATATTTGATAACAAGAAAATATGGTTGAAGGTTTTACCTGCGGACTGTTATGTGTTTCTTGTCCAAGGTCTAGATCTGCACACCACCTTTCATTACAAGGAGTTTCAGGAGTCACAAATTTGGGAGTGACTGGATCCACTTTCACAATTGTTGATTCATTGATTTCAGTGGCTTCAggaacatctttatcatctttatcacccaatttgacTTGCTGCTGCTGGTAAAACACTTTAGAGATAATGTACTCTCCAtctttttcatcttcttctgtTCCTAGGTGATATTGATGCATAACCCAATTAGTTTTCTCAGCTCTTCCTCCCCTTACATTGCTAACATACAAAACCATAATCTTTTTACAGCCTTTTTGAATCCCATTAAAGACAACTGGTTTAGTTCTTCCAGTCTTGTGCCAGCGGACATCACCAAAATCTTGCCCTAGTATTTTTCGGCGCTTTCGGGTGCCGGTGTTGTAAGCGTTGATTGCTCTATGGAAGAAGTGGGAAGCACTTCCATCTTGCTTAACACCTAAAATTTTCATCATAGATTATCATATTGATTGGAaagtaacaaaaaaacaaaaaattcagatttgaataaaaatttgctACCAACCAGGTAAATTTTGAGGATGAGTATAACAAATTCCATCATCCACTTCAAGAGTAGTAATAAATTCATCAATGAAGGGATGAGGTTTTGAATCTCCtaccccaacttttgcaagcaAGTGCCAAATTATTTCCTGATCAGATGGATCAAATTTGACACCTTTTGGTAAGCCAGGCCACTCTTGTGCTACctattgacaaaaaaaagttcaaatgtCCGTACATTTATACCTATACAACTGCTAGACTTCATGATTTAAAGGATGAAAGTTTTAATCATaccttcattattttttaatttttaaccttAACTCTATACTTATAAAATTGTAGGATATATTTCTAACAATTCAAATATATGGCATGTAGCACAGTTGaaaagagcaaaaaaaaaatactctagtAACAAATAGATGTTTGGACATTTAGTTTGTCAGTAAAGAAAATTCAAACCCAACTCAATCCATTATACAACGGATCATATAACCACATTCCACTATATACTACTAAGTTCTGATTCTCTCTTTTCCCCACATTACTTATGCATAAAAGGCTTGAAGATTTCCAGGGCATATCACATCCGAAATCATTAGAATCTTACAATTCACaatttgaattaaacaattcaATACAATTGGGATAGCCATAAATTTGAATCAGGTGATAAATCAAAGATGACTTTAAATCTTACAATACATGGATGAATTAGTGCGACTTTGTATCACCAATACAAATCATACAattcaaaaatgttttttatattttacttttctttcacCATTTCTTatgaaagaaattgaaaactTCGATAAGTTTAAACTGTTAAATGAAAAGGAACCGAATAAGCACCACTGAATGCACACTATTTAATTATTCAGATGCTCTATTTTCAATCTTCTGAAACAGGTTTCAAACCATCACTCACTTGTTGTATGCCCTGTATTTGACTAACCAATTGCTCTATTTCAGTCTTCTAAGATAGTGGCTTCATACACTCGATCATTAATCATAACTTGTGATTGTTTCATGACATTTTCCAGTATAAAATCAGTACATTGAGTACTATAGATCCCTTTATATGGTATATTTCAAGCTATTTTTCATTGTGTATATGAATCTtatgattcaatatgatttatcattcccaattaaaaaattagtttgataattcgctattttaattaaaatctgaTAACCTTGATCACCAGTTCAGAAAAATTGGCAACCATTAGTAATTATAAATGATATTCAATAGAAAGATGAAAATAGCAGCAGGTAAGCATAACTTATACCCAAAAGTAGTAGACTTGTGCACTAATAGTTTGAAACTGAAAGTAAGGGAAACTAACTTGCAATTAAAAACTAGCATACTAATGTTACTTATTCCTAATGAAATTAACAAGAAAAAACAGTGGTAGTTTCCTTTCCAAATTCCAAGTTGTAAGTTAAAACTGAAATTCTTAtccatttaaatttatattatttcagTTAAACCGGTAACCCCAGTCTCACTTAGTTGCAGTTTACTGTAGTCTGAACATAGGAAAAATTGCATAACCACTTCATTTTTGTcatataaatcatttaataaacaGCTGATCTTACTGAATCACTATCACTATAAATATGAGTAATACTTATCCACATTAAGTAAATAAATGGTACTACAATAGAGAGAAGGAAGGTTGAAAATGAACTATGACAAATGGAATCCACATAAACTGAAATGCATGCAATTTCTACCAAGATAAATTGTACTGGTGAAGTCAAATAAGGAAAATGAACagtcaaaatttgaaaaagaaactgCACTTACATCATCGTTGTCAATAGCATGTTGACAATTTGGGCAGGGCTTGGTAGGATTGCTTTTCCATATAACCTTTCCAGGATCACAAGCTCCTGATGCACATTTTATTTTGGTTGCAATTCTACTTTTGTCCACCAACCATGATGTTCTGCATAAGCaaaagcatcatcaagacaaaaaatatatgactTGGCCGTGACAGCATAAGTCCAGTGTGTAGATTTAGGCACTTAATCAATATCAAAACTCAACAAACATCATGCAGTGGACTGGCATTTCCTTTAAACTTggataaaaacaaacaaacactagTTGATGATCTCGGTATTCCAACTTCCAAATCGATTAAGTTAAACCAAATAATAAGGTcgattttaaaagttaaaaccatTAATTCACTATTAACAGTGCACTCTGCATTCAATGTATCATCAAAAGGGTAAAAAGAAACCAAAATAGAAAGCTCAAACTTTTAATTGCTTTCATAAtctttcattttcctttcaatCATAAGAACTATCAACATGGTAGGTAGCAATGAACCCAACACAAATTCaaccaaaatattttaaaaaaaataaaaaattcttcacATAACCCCATGTAAGACCTtccaattttctttcaattGCAGAACAATGAACGTCGCAGAGATAACCCCACCAACCAGAAACTCCACCAAGACACAAAAAGCTAACATTTTTCGCATAAAACTAGATAACCCCATGTACTAACTTCCACTTTTCTTTCAATCATAGAACAAAGAACATAGCAGAGATGAACCAACCCATCCAGAACACACAAAAGACATCATTTTTCACATGAAACTAGGTAACCCAATTTAGATCATATTAAAGAAAATGGGGTTCCTTCAACAACAATAttgttgcaaaaaaaatttgtacTATGATGTTCCAGAAGGAAAATCCAAGTGAAAAATAGAGTTCAATAATCAAACATGGTAAGCACGAGAAGGGTACATACCCAGCCATGGGGAAAGTCGTTGATGATTCAATTCAAAACCTTCTGTTTCTGCTTTCCTAGAATCTGAAACTTCCAACcgagtaatttaaaatttaagtaaatagTAGTAAAAAAAAGTGGTTTAGATGTTTAATAGTTCATTCTTGATGAAAGTGTCTAATTTTTTCCTTTGGattttatataattcttttcaaaatttgaaaagttgtTTACTACTGTTCTGTGTGAATGtgaatttatcttaaaatattaattaaataaataaataagcgcAAAACAGAGTGGCAGAAAGGAAAGgacaataattattaaatttaattttaaagcagTGTGTATGTACTCGTTGACTGACTTTCATATACCTCTGCGCTGCTGCGCGTTCTCCGTGTGTTTGAGTTTTGAATCACTGGACAGTGGACAGATGtttgtctttttcttgaagGCAATTGCTATATGCACTCTCACTAATTGCTAAATATACTCccatttgcatttttttatgcaCTTTTCTGCCCAAAAATCCTCTATCTGAAAACTTTCTAGAGCATGTTCTCACCTAAATGTCTAAGCATGCCAGAAAATAAACtccaaaaaaatgttaaatattaaacacttccaaaaattaattttcagaaGCGTTAAAAGTTCAAGAGTTTACTTTCCTAAAGCAATTCAAGATAAAAGCTCAAGTATTTTGGTTCATCTTTGATTCATTTTAATCTTTCCTGAagtgaaattaaaaatgatcacaGTTTAAGTTCTAGTGACTAGAATCAATATGCAAACCAAACTCCACGTCTGCCACAATTTTGTACCTGCATCTTCTTTGTCCTTAGTTTGCTCCTTCAATTGTAGTGTTGGACTCGGCGGTGCCCTTGATCAAGCTTGATGGCCTCATCAAAATCTGCAACCGTCGAATTGAAACGTTGTTGAGCCCTAACGTGGTGAGACAAAATAGGGATGAAAAAGGGTACCTAAATTTTATAGATATTCACAAAAATATTCgcaaataaatagagtaaatacaTGCCGATACAAAAGTGAGTTCTAGGGTTACTTTAATTTACTTAATCAAAGCAATAAAGAAGATGAAAGggaaacaatataaattttattcatttctcATTGATCTCACCATACAGGAATACATTTATATATCCTAATTGATGCTAATCAATGGATATTGTCTATCCGTGTGTCAACATctcattatttataataaaaacaataatataaatattaactatATCCTATATAATCTTTTagccatttaattttgaaagCATATTTGAGCCTCTTAAGGCCCATCCTAACATTACCCATGGGCCCATATTggaccttgtcctcaaggtccTGAGAATGCTTaatcaacaaataaattaagtCATTAAGTAAGGATGGAGGATGATTAATAAACAAAAGGTAAATATATTTTGCTAATAAAAGGCCATATGTAGAGTCATAGTTGAGCTGGTGTTGggccaaaaataaaaaggccCATGGTGAGGGGTAAAGGTGACAGGGAGATGGAAAAGTTTAGATGGGCCTAATGAGAAAGAGTTTGGCCTTTGAATGTTAGGGTTTTACAAAATGCATGTGGAGGAAAAGGTGCCTTTGGATGTCGTGGGCAAGGTGTGCCGCTTTGTGTAGTAAGCCACACGTGACGCTTGCAGGAGGTTGAGATCGATGTTGCTACAACCAATAGCTTATTTTTAGTAAGCTATTGGTTGTAGCTTTGCAAGTGTCATCACAACTTGTTCAACGTTTGTCAATATCATCATCTCTTCCAACGGCTTCACTTTTGCGAGTTGTTGGATGATTGTCACACAAGCCATCAGTGAGATCCTTGGAAACAAGCTTGTTATTGGATGTTGGGTATAGGACGATGGGGACAATGATTGATATAAGTTGTTAGGGTGCAGAATGTTGGCAAACTATGACAATACAGTGTATGAAGGAAAATTAGGGGTTTGGAAATAGGGATTTGATGGTGGAGATAAGGCGTATGGGTATGGTAAAGGATGGGTTTGTTGCTCGTTTTCGGTCATGTGCGGCGATGCTGACAATGGTTGTGGTTGGAAGATGATGCTCATGTGTGTtatgttagaaaattaaaataaaataaaaagaataaatgagaagaaaatgcaaagtcttatagtaaataataaaacaacagTAGCAAAGTAACTTCAGAATATGATAGAACATGAATTAACAGTGCaatataacatacaataagcaaaaggaaaataatttttaagggaGAAATTTTAAATAGCCTAGGTTGAAACGCAcaaacgctatccttagagaaAAAACGCCCCCACTGTACtggtaggaaaatttgattTCGCTCCTCTCTCAAGATACGACAACATGTTGGTTATGATTGTGTGTAGCAAAAGAATTCCTAAACCTTCTGAACACTAATGTTCTGGCTctcaaaagaataattttttataagaaaatgaagagaagaaatttagaaaaaaaatgaaaattgtttttctGCTTGTGTTTCTGGCTAAAGGAGGAGAGAGAGATATATATAGGCACAAACCCCTttatgcaacaacaaaaaaactcaAAGTAAAACTACCACACTTACTAAACATTGGAAACCAATATgtagaacaaaaacaaacataacaaacaCGTAACAAATCAAATTGATCCACTAAAAGCAAAATCCTAAAAGATAGGAATTCTAGTTTTACATAACAGGttctaaaacaaatattttattttataaaaacaaaattaacataagtaatatatttttgtaaattttaaattataaaataaatattttgtaacatGTTATGGGTTGTGATGTGGCCTCTATAATAACTGTGGGGAAAGACGTGAATGGACAATAGGGTGTCGATACCCACTATTGAGGGACAAACAGAGATGGGATAGAGTTGGTGTTGATGGCTATTGCGGTGGCGGTTGTGGTGGCGAAGGTGGCCACTTGTAGGTAAAAGAATATGCCTCCATGGGAAAGGTAGAGTGCGACTAGTGATGGACAACGATTGTGTACGGTAGATGATGTGGTGAGGTAGTATAAATGTTGATAGAGATCTTCGATGGGAGGTAGAGTAAGTAGGATGAAATCACTAATGATACGAAGTAAATTCTAGGTTTACTGTAATTTACCTAATTAAAGcaataaagaagataaaaaggAAACAATATAAATTTCCTTTATTTCTCATTGATTGATTTCCTCTTAAAGAAATACATTTATATACCCTAATTGATGCTAATCAATGGATATTATCTATCCATGTGTCAACATctcattatttataataaaaacaataatataaatatcaacTATATCCTATATAGTCTTTTAGCCATTTcattttgaaaacatattttagcctcTTAAATTTCACCCTTTGCTTATTAGAAATGGATCTAAGGGCAAATATTTACCCATAAATTTAATGAGAATAAGTAAATGTACTATATtacttgtgatgcaatcctacctcgcaagggcattggatagaagactccaagaagattgagccaaagatgcaagagaagaccctagggttctcatgagccttagggtagattttgggcccatgggctaagtatgagcccgcttatctttgtacatattagattaaggtttcattatttttttgccttgtatttagggctccataatataggtaaactaccctagaaatgtaggatttttcagcccctgCATtatagggcacctagactagtttttgtattaggggtagttttgtaatttcacatgcattaagtgaatatttgatgtgtgtggttggaaataaatttaattgaattggaagaagcccaatccaattaaattttagagggggaggtgagcatttgcttgctacagcccattgccacatcatatagtcacactttgtgcatgtctttcatgctttacatatctcatgacacctaaagcacatttagtggagaatcttggatttgatcttggattagtggactgaaccatagctaaaattcaccaatcataattagtgaaattttggctccaaaatttgactccacaaattcaatttcaaattcaagtgaaatttgaatagaaattcaaatttccctccaattttgtgtgacacttaggctataaatagaggtcatgtgtgtgcattttttcaactttgatcatttgagaattacacttcaaagttcatacctcttttgaggcacaaaatttcgtgctccttgtctccctctccctcctctcatcttctcctaccttcaagttcttatccatggtttcctatggtggtgagcttcttctttgaaattctgatattggggacagatgtcgtaccggatgtcacgacatcacgcttcagaacatgcagattatatgtgtccgtatgaacagattaaacaagtaaataacacaagagaattgttaacccagttcggtgcaacctcacctacatctgggggctaccaagccagggaggaaatccactaaaatagtgttagttcaaggtctaacagccactgtttacaaccttctcacctaaccactacccgtgcgatctctacctaagagccactcttagatatgagaaaccccgctcactccctctcaatcacactcccgtgtttacaattaaatcaaagacacaccagagatcaactctgaacaaaagggatcaaccctacacactagagatcaactctacacactagagatcaactctacacacacaggtccaacacttgatgttaggataacatcaaggtggctcacaaaacactcaagtcccaaaactcacaaaataac of Glycine soja cultivar W05 chromosome 1, ASM419377v2, whole genome shotgun sequence contains these proteins:
- the LOC114413863 gene encoding SUPPRESSOR OF GAMMA RESPONSE 1-like; translation: MAGTSWLVDKSRIATKIKCASGACDPGKVIWKSNPTKPCPNCQHAIDNDDVAQEWPGLPKGVKFDPSDQEIIWHLLAKVGVGDSKPHPFIDEFITTLEVDDGICYTHPQNLPGVKQDGSASHFFHRAINAYNTGTRKRRKILGQDFGDVRWHKTGRTKPVVFNGIQKGCKKIMVLYVSNVRGGRAEKTNWVMHQYHLGTEEDEKDGEYIISKVFYQQQQVKLGDKDDKDVPEATEINESTIVKVDPVTPKFVTPETPCNERWCADLDLGQETHNSPQLPQMDCLDEIQADYQDLANESSMVETQHNEGMDDKEKNTEEGQKWWDSESQNLLDSQQLVEALSLCDDLLQSQSPSRDGKHEDHKNQPGLSVYAQLGPENLKKDIEECQNLALDKANIENDTPSEFRLSQLEFGSQDSFISWGYGKAVN